The following are encoded in a window of Arctopsyche grandis isolate Sample6627 chromosome 4, ASM5162203v2, whole genome shotgun sequence genomic DNA:
- the LOC143911041 gene encoding putative cytochrome P450 6a14: MASTIILILSYFTTFIVLMIPIVIILLRDKYNYWKFKKVKGPKPTFIFGNMVELFTKRHHLGAHFKYLYEKTKDLPFAGIYLFHRPAIIINDIDLIKDVLAANFVYFTDHGFYFNEKTQPLMNHLFNVNGTKWKRIRTKLNAAFTPNKMKLMFEGISKCGEELTEHLKSFAESGLDVDIKDTVAKFTTDVITSCAFGIDSNSFKCPDAEFRNIGKKVFEVTTKKRINMFIALFVPELYKIINGLILDKSVTNFFINMIEDTAKYREKNNIVKNDLLQFLMHLRGNENIDEFIDTVDIQYNEMLDIHLNMLEITAQAFGFFVGGFETASTSSGFLFYELAKHPEIQSKLSKEIDDVLQKHNGKVSYEVLIEMTYMEQVIQESLRLHPPIPQLFRICTKEYIIPNSNVVIEKGTPVVISTLGIQNDPNIYPDPEKFNPDRFSPNTSRSNFSFLSFGEGPRICIGKPLAMLQIRIALLSILQHYNVSIGTKKENTLEVINKSLLMTPKDMMLKLTKRIK, from the exons ATGGCGTCAACCATCATCCTAATTCTCAGTTATTTTACAACATTTATCGTTTTAATGATACCGATCGTCATCATACTCCTTCGTGACAAATACAATTATTGGAaattcaaaaaagtaaaaggacCCAAGCCAACATTCATATTTGGAAATATGGTCGAGTTGTTTACCAAACGACATCACTTGGGAGCTCATTTCAAGTATCTTTACGAAAAGACGAAAGATTTGCCGTTTGCAGGGATATATCTGTTCCACAGACCGGCTATTATAATCAACGACATCGATCTAATCAAAGATGTTCTTGCTGCCAACTTCGTCTACTTCACCGATCACGGATTCTATTTTAATGAGAAAACTCAGCCTTTGATGAACCACTTATTCAACGTCAACGGAACCAAATGGAAGAGAATTAGGACGAAATTGAATGCCGCTTTCACACCCAATAAGATGAAACTTATGTTTGAAGGAATTTCAAAATGTGGTGAAGAACTCACCGAGCATTTGAAAAGTTTTGCAGAATCGGGACTAGACGTTGATATAAAAGATACAGTGGCAAAATTTACAACTGACGTTATAACTTCTTGTGCTTTTGGAATTGATAGTAATAGTTTCAAATGTCCTGATGCTGAATttagaaatattggaaaaaaagtCTTCGAAGTTACtacaaaaaaaagaattaacatgttcattgcattgttcgTTCCAGaactgtataaaataataaacggtttaattttagataaaagTGTCACAAACTTCTTCATAAATATGATTGAGGATACTGCaaaatatagagaaaaaaaCAACATAGTTAAAAATGACCTGTTACAATTTTTGATGCACCTACGAGgcaatgaaaatattgatgagttTATTG aTACAGTGGatatacaatataatgaaaTGTTGGATATCCATTTAAACATGCTCGAAATAACGGCACAAGCTTTTGGTTTCTTCGTTGGTGGGTTTGAAACTGCTTCAACATCTTcaggatttttattttatgaattggCTAAACATCCTGAAATTCAAAGTAAACTATCCAAAGAAATTGATGACGTGCTACAGAAACATAATGGAAAAGTGTCATATGAAGTTCTCATCGAAATGACTTACATGGAGCAAGTTATACAGG aAAGTCTACGTTTACATCCCCCGATTCCTCAATTGTTTCGTATATGTACAAAAGAATATATTATTCCAAATTCaaatgtcgtcatagaaaagGGCACGCCTGTTGTAATATCAActttgggtattcaaaatgatcCAAATATATATCCTGATCCtgaaaaatttaatccagaTAGATTTTCGCCAAATACGTCAAGaagcaatttttcatttttgagtTTTGGAGAAGGACCTCGCATCTGCATAG GAAAACCACTTGCTATGTTGCAAATACGCATAGCGTTATTGTccatattacaacattacaatgtTAGCATTGGGACAAAGAAAGAAAACACATTGGAAGTTATCAATAAATCCTTATTGATGACTCCAAAGGATATGATGTTAAAATTAACTAAACGTATAAAATAA
- the LOC143911043 gene encoding putative cytochrome P450 6a14: MAFLFESFAWNFLLFTSLFCIIIYVWFRLKYNYWKNKKVKGPQPVFPFGNLKNMVMKKLHMGTHFKNLYSENKHLPFIGLHLFVRPVLLVNNLDLMKTILVKDFIHFTDHGLYFDKKTQPLAHHLFNLTGAKWKGIRNKLTPAFTSSKMKYMFETMAVCGEELSKYLETYAVTGDEVDIKDAVAKFSTDVIASCAFGIENFFTKAVEKTVKYREENNITRNDLLQLLIRLKNNENIDDIIDTAEAKENETLEFQLTMLEMTAQAFGFFAAGFETSSTSLSFIFYQLANHVDVQFKMRQEIDEVLMKHAGKLTYETLTDMTYMGQVIDETLRLNPPIPLLFRACTKEYVIPHTNVVIDKGTMVIFPVMGIHHDPEIYPDPEKFDPERFSPKNKVSRHNYSFIPFGEGPRMCIGNRFAQMQIRLALFSILRRYEVNIGVKKENTLKVANNSFLVTPKDMNLKLTKRTI; this comes from the exons ATGGCATTTTTGTTCGAATCGTTCGCTTGGAATTTTCTGCTGTTCACATCTCTGTTTTgcatcattatatatgtatggtttcgacttaaatacaattattggaaaaataaaaaagtgaaagGACCTCAACCTGTGTTCCCATTTGGAAATTTGAAGAACATGGTTATGAAGAAGCTTCACATGGGAACACATTTCAAGAACCTGTATAGTGAAAATAAACATCTACCATTTATTGGCCTACACCTATTCGTCAGACCCGTTTTATTAGTTAACAATTTGGATTTGATGAAAACGATATTAGTGAAGGACTTCATTCATTTCACGGATCACGGACTATATTTCGACAAAAAAACTCAACCTTTGGCTCACCATCTGTTCAACTTAACCGGTGCCAAGTGGAAGGgtattcgaaataaattaaCTCCAGCTTTTACTTCAAGCAAAATGAAGTACATGTTTGAAACCATGGCTGTATGTGGAGAAGAATTGTCTAAATATTTGGAAACTTACGCTGTAACTGGAGATGAGGTGGATATAAAAGATGCTGTTGCCAAATTCAGTACCGATGTCATTGCTTCGTGTGCTTTTGGAATTGAAA ATTTCTTTACCAAAGCAGTAGAAAAGACCGTTAAATATAGAGAAGAAAACAACATAACTAGGAACGATTTGCTGCAATTGttgattcgattgaaaaacaatGAGAACATAGATGATATTATAG ataCTGCTGAAGCCAAAGAAAATGAAACGTTAGAATTTCAATTGACCATGCTGGAAATGACAGCACAAGCATTTGGATTTTTTGCAGCTGGGTTTGAAACTTCTTCAACATCATTGAGCTTCATATTTTACCAACTAGCAAATCATGTAGATGTTCAATTCAAAATGCGACAAgagatagatgaagttttaatGAAGCATGCTGGAAAATTAACATACGAGACTCTCACCGATATGACCTACATGGGACAAGTTATAGAtg aaacacTTCGATTGAATCCACCAATTCCCCTACTCTTCCGAGCTTGCACTAAAGAATATGTCATACCGCACACAAACGTAGTGATTGACAAGGGAACCATGGTAATATTTCCGGTGATGGGTATTCATCATGATCCTGAAATCTATCCTGATCCAGAGAAATTCGATCCTGAACGATTTTCTCCCAAAAATAAAGTATCCAGGCACAATTATTCCTTTATACCTTTTGGTGAAGGTCCCCGTATGTGCATAG gaaATCGATTCGCACAGATGCAAATCCGACTTGCTTTGTTTTCAATTCTACGCCGTTATGAAGTCAATATTggtgtaaaaaaagaaaatactcTCAAAGTGGCCAACAATTCATTCCTTGTTACACCAAAAGATATGAATTTGAAATTGACAAAACGaacaatatga